The following coding sequences are from one Octopus bimaculoides isolate UCB-OBI-ISO-001 chromosome 3, ASM119413v2, whole genome shotgun sequence window:
- the LOC106883943 gene encoding serine/threonine-protein kinase TNNI3K isoform X3 encodes MGNYKSRPTISCADELKKKISESYSLFRSKAIEDLRPRDSEWSELQLACSRSDVAGVKELLNEDNVNEKTDTGHTLLHICCISGAGTDSKELINYFLQQGIKAIYLTKNQFSALHLATYKGDVETVVALCEANIDVNVTGNSGMTALHITAMCGHLEIAQILLEHGARINSGDAVKFSPLHIASFFGHDKMVESLITNGANINISGGVGDRPLHLACAKGYLRITQLLLQGTSDQKVDVNVKDDEEHRPVHFCCKAGNLQILSLLLEHKADTHITNIYGDTPLHLACYYCKLEICKALTLHTGSASFNIENIFSETPLHAACTTGKSIELIKFLLEQQNVDINYQGKDGHTALHSACYHGHLRVVHFLLESGADVNLVASVSDQNGGSEKKEEQTALMWAYEKGHDSIVTLLKHHKRPQDESACGDYTQPGGDGSYVSVPSPIGKLRSVTREKIDVLQLRATLPHYFHLQITDLESQETIGSGSFGKVFKGKCQGKVVAIKRYRASSFGSKSDVDMFCREVSILARLDSPYVIHFVGACLDDPSQFAIVTRFVSGGSLFSLLHEQKRLIDMHTKLTIAVDVAKGMEYLHNLPQPIIHRDLNSHNILLEEDCHAVVADFGESRFLRSDEEDNMTKQPGNLRWMAPEIFTQCTKYSIRADMFSYSLCLWELLAGEMPFAHLKPAATAAEMAYHHTRPPIAITFPKPIIGILQKGWHANAEERPDFKNIVPILEECRQSQAVMLISNGNTITNDPISEFNSLSEDSENEGRSTPPLTGHVTAMRTRWEMEASRNSGAQTEELRRRFPLTQVDKNGYVTDPLCTMRMPMLLPSTDLLSSEDLPSERSDVESSHVDPFY; translated from the exons atggGTAATTATAAATCTCGGCCAACAATTTCATGTGCTGATgaacttaagaaaaaaattagtgaaaGCTATTCACTGTTTCGTTCTAAAGCTATAGAAGACCTTCGGCCTCGGGATTCCGAATGGTCAGAGTTACAGCTGGCATGCAGTCGCTCTGATGTTGCTGGAGTGAAAGAACTTTTAAATGAAGATAATGTCAATGAGAAGACTGACACTGGACATACTTTATTGCACATTTGTTGTATTAGTGGAGCAGGGACTGATTCAAAAGAACTTATAAACTATTTTTTACAACAAGGAATAAAAGCTATTTATCTCACCAAGAACCAGTTTTCGGCTCTTCATCTAGCTACTTATAAAGGTGACGTAGAAACAGTGGTCGCTTTATGTGAGGCAAACATTGATGTCAATGTAACTGGCAACAGTGGAATGACAGCTCTTCATATTACAGCTATGTGTGGGCATCTTGAAATTGCTCAGATATTACTGGAACATGGAGCTCGCATCAATTCCGGCGATGCTGTCAAATTTTCTCCTTTACATATTGCAAGTTTTTTTGGTCATGATAAAATGGTTGAAAGTCTTATTACAAATGGTGCTAACATAAATATCAGTGGAGGTGTTGGTGATCGCCCTCTTCACTTAGCTTGTGCGAAAGGTTACCTCAGAATTACACAGTTGCTCCTTCAAGGCACATCTGACCAAAAAGTAGATGTGAATGTAAAAGATGATGAAGAACATCGTCCTGTACATTTTTGCTGTAAAGCAGGAAACCTTCAGATTTTAAGTTTACTACTAGAACATAAAGCTGATACACATATCACTAATATTTATGGAGATACACCATTACATTTGGCTTGTTATTATTGTAAATTGGAAATCTGTAAGGCGTTGACGTTACACACTGGGTCTGCAAGTTTTAATATTGAGAACATCTTCAGTGAAACACCACTACATGCTGCTTGTACAACAGGAAAAAGcatagaattaataaaatttttacttGAACAACAAAATGTTGATATTAATTATCAAGGAAAAGATGGACATACTGCTTTACACAGTGCCTGTTACCATGGACATTTACgagttgttcattttcttttagaaAGTGGAGCTGATGTTAATTTGGTCGCATCAGTCAGTGATCAAAATGGTGGTAGTGAAAAGAAAGAGGAACAAACAGCACTAATGTGGGCATATGAAAAAGGTCATGATTCAATTGTCACATTATTGAAACATCACAAACGACCTCAAGATGAATCTGCTTGTGGGGACTACACTCAACCTGGAGGTGATGGCAGTTATGTATCTGTCCCTTCACCTATAGGAAAACTCCGTAGTGTTACCAGAGAAAAAATTGATGTTCTCCAATTGAGAGCTACTCTACCACATTACTTCCATTTACAAATTACAGACCTTGAATCTCAAGAAACTATTGGAAGTGGTTCTTTTGGAAAAGTATTTAAGGGTAAGTGCCAAGGTAAAGTTGTTGCTATTAAAAGATATCGTGCAAGCTCATTTGGTTCAAAATCTGATGTAGACATGTTTTGTCGGGAAGTATCAATTTTGGCAAGATTAGATAGCCCATATGTTATACATTTTGTTGGTGCGTGTTTAGATGATCCTAGTCAATTTGCCATTGTTACACGATTTGTATCGGGTGGATCTCTTTTCAGTTTGTTACATGAACAAAAACGTCTAATAGATATGCACACTAAACTGACAATTGCAGTAGATGTTGCCAAAGGGATGGAGTATTTACATAATTTGCCACAACCCATTATCCATCGAGATCTTAATAGTCATAATATTCTCTTAGAAGAAGATTGccatgctgttgttgctgattttgGAGAATCGCGTTTTTTAAGATCTGATGAAGAAGATAATATGACAAAGCAACCTGGAAATCTACGCTGGATGGCTCCTGAAATATTTACCCAGTGTACAAAGTATAGCATTAGAGCAGATATGTTTAGTTATTCTTTATGTCTCTGGGAATTATTAGCAGGTGAAATGCCATTTGCACATCTTAAACCAGCTGCCACTGCTGCCGAAATGGCATATCATCATACTAGGCCTCCTATTGCTATCACTTTTCCAAAACCTATTATTGGAATCTTACAAAAAGGATGGCATGCCAATGCCGAAGAGAGAcctgatttcaaaaatatagtTCCTATTTTAGAAGAATGTAGACAATCCCAAGCTGTGATGTTAATAAGTAATGGAAATACCATTACAAATGATCCTATCTCAGAATTTAATTCACTTTCTGAAGACTCTGAAAATGAAGGACGTTCAACTCCTCCACTAACTGGTCATGTAACTGCTATGAGAACTCGTTGGGAAATGGAAGCCTCAAGAAATAGTGGAGCTCAAACAGAAGAACTTCGAAGACGTTTTCCATTAACGCAAGTTGATAAAAATGGTTATGTTACTGACCCTTTGTGCACCATGAGAATGCCTATGCTGTTGCCATCAACTGATCTACTCTCCTCTGAAGATCTACCTTCTGAAAGATCTGACGTTGAATC CAGTCATGTGGATCCTTTTTACTGA
- the LOC106883943 gene encoding serine/threonine-protein kinase TNNI3K isoform X2, giving the protein MGNYKSRPTISCADELKKKISESYSLFRSKAIEDLRPRDSEWSELQLACSRSDVAGVKELLNEDNVNEKTDTGHTLLHICCISGAGTDSKELINYFLQQGIKAIYLTKNQFSALHLATYKGDVETVVALCEANIDVNVTGNSGMTALHITAMCGHLEIAQILLEHGARINSGDAVKFSPLHIASFFGHDKMVESLITNGANINISGGVGDRPLHLACAKGYLRITQLLLQGTSDQKVDVNVKDDEEHRPVHFCCKAGNLQILSLLLEHKADTHITNIYGDTPLHLACYYCKLEICKALTLHTGSASFNIENIFSETPLHAACTTGKSIELIKFLLEQQNVDINYQGKDGHTALHSACYHGHLRVVHFLLESGADVNLVASVSDQNGGSEKKEEQTALMWAYEKGHDSIVTLLKHHKRPQDESACGDYTQPGGDGSYVSVPSPIGKLRSVTREKIDVLQLRATLPHYFHLQITDLESQETIGSGSFGKVFKGKCQGKVVAIKRYRASSFGSKSDVDMFCREVSILARLDSPYVIHFVGACLDDPSQFAIVTRFVSGGSLFSLLHEQKRLIDMHTKLTIAVDVAKGMEYLHNLPQPIIHRDLNSHNILLEEDCHAVVADFGESRFLRSDEEDNMTKQPGNLRWMAPEIFTQCTKYSIRADMFSYSLCLWELLAGEMPFAHLKPAATAAEMAYHHTRPPIAITFPKPIIGILQKGWHANAEERPDFKNIVPILEECRQSQAVMLISNGNTITNDPISEFNSLSEDSENEGRSTPPLTGHVTAMRTRWEMEASRNSGAQTEELRRRFPLTQVDKNGYVTDPLCTMRMPMLLPSTDLLSSEDLPSERSDVESSSHVDPFY; this is encoded by the exons atggGTAATTATAAATCTCGGCCAACAATTTCATGTGCTGATgaacttaagaaaaaaattagtgaaaGCTATTCACTGTTTCGTTCTAAAGCTATAGAAGACCTTCGGCCTCGGGATTCCGAATGGTCAGAGTTACAGCTGGCATGCAGTCGCTCTGATGTTGCTGGAGTGAAAGAACTTTTAAATGAAGATAATGTCAATGAGAAGACTGACACTGGACATACTTTATTGCACATTTGTTGTATTAGTGGAGCAGGGACTGATTCAAAAGAACTTATAAACTATTTTTTACAACAAGGAATAAAAGCTATTTATCTCACCAAGAACCAGTTTTCGGCTCTTCATCTAGCTACTTATAAAGGTGACGTAGAAACAGTGGTCGCTTTATGTGAGGCAAACATTGATGTCAATGTAACTGGCAACAGTGGAATGACAGCTCTTCATATTACAGCTATGTGTGGGCATCTTGAAATTGCTCAGATATTACTGGAACATGGAGCTCGCATCAATTCCGGCGATGCTGTCAAATTTTCTCCTTTACATATTGCAAGTTTTTTTGGTCATGATAAAATGGTTGAAAGTCTTATTACAAATGGTGCTAACATAAATATCAGTGGAGGTGTTGGTGATCGCCCTCTTCACTTAGCTTGTGCGAAAGGTTACCTCAGAATTACACAGTTGCTCCTTCAAGGCACATCTGACCAAAAAGTAGATGTGAATGTAAAAGATGATGAAGAACATCGTCCTGTACATTTTTGCTGTAAAGCAGGAAACCTTCAGATTTTAAGTTTACTACTAGAACATAAAGCTGATACACATATCACTAATATTTATGGAGATACACCATTACATTTGGCTTGTTATTATTGTAAATTGGAAATCTGTAAGGCGTTGACGTTACACACTGGGTCTGCAAGTTTTAATATTGAGAACATCTTCAGTGAAACACCACTACATGCTGCTTGTACAACAGGAAAAAGcatagaattaataaaatttttacttGAACAACAAAATGTTGATATTAATTATCAAGGAAAAGATGGACATACTGCTTTACACAGTGCCTGTTACCATGGACATTTACgagttgttcattttcttttagaaAGTGGAGCTGATGTTAATTTGGTCGCATCAGTCAGTGATCAAAATGGTGGTAGTGAAAAGAAAGAGGAACAAACAGCACTAATGTGGGCATATGAAAAAGGTCATGATTCAATTGTCACATTATTGAAACATCACAAACGACCTCAAGATGAATCTGCTTGTGGGGACTACACTCAACCTGGAGGTGATGGCAGTTATGTATCTGTCCCTTCACCTATAGGAAAACTCCGTAGTGTTACCAGAGAAAAAATTGATGTTCTCCAATTGAGAGCTACTCTACCACATTACTTCCATTTACAAATTACAGACCTTGAATCTCAAGAAACTATTGGAAGTGGTTCTTTTGGAAAAGTATTTAAGGGTAAGTGCCAAGGTAAAGTTGTTGCTATTAAAAGATATCGTGCAAGCTCATTTGGTTCAAAATCTGATGTAGACATGTTTTGTCGGGAAGTATCAATTTTGGCAAGATTAGATAGCCCATATGTTATACATTTTGTTGGTGCGTGTTTAGATGATCCTAGTCAATTTGCCATTGTTACACGATTTGTATCGGGTGGATCTCTTTTCAGTTTGTTACATGAACAAAAACGTCTAATAGATATGCACACTAAACTGACAATTGCAGTAGATGTTGCCAAAGGGATGGAGTATTTACATAATTTGCCACAACCCATTATCCATCGAGATCTTAATAGTCATAATATTCTCTTAGAAGAAGATTGccatgctgttgttgctgattttgGAGAATCGCGTTTTTTAAGATCTGATGAAGAAGATAATATGACAAAGCAACCTGGAAATCTACGCTGGATGGCTCCTGAAATATTTACCCAGTGTACAAAGTATAGCATTAGAGCAGATATGTTTAGTTATTCTTTATGTCTCTGGGAATTATTAGCAGGTGAAATGCCATTTGCACATCTTAAACCAGCTGCCACTGCTGCCGAAATGGCATATCATCATACTAGGCCTCCTATTGCTATCACTTTTCCAAAACCTATTATTGGAATCTTACAAAAAGGATGGCATGCCAATGCCGAAGAGAGAcctgatttcaaaaatatagtTCCTATTTTAGAAGAATGTAGACAATCCCAAGCTGTGATGTTAATAAGTAATGGAAATACCATTACAAATGATCCTATCTCAGAATTTAATTCACTTTCTGAAGACTCTGAAAATGAAGGACGTTCAACTCCTCCACTAACTGGTCATGTAACTGCTATGAGAACTCGTTGGGAAATGGAAGCCTCAAGAAATAGTGGAGCTCAAACAGAAGAACTTCGAAGACGTTTTCCATTAACGCAAGTTGATAAAAATGGTTATGTTACTGACCCTTTGTGCACCATGAGAATGCCTATGCTGTTGCCATCAACTGATCTACTCTCCTCTGAAGATCTACCTTCTGAAAGATCTGACGTTGAATC CAGCAGTCATGTGGATCCTTTTTACTGA
- the LOC106883943 gene encoding serine/threonine-protein kinase TNNI3K isoform X1 — protein sequence MGNYKSRPTISCADELKKKISESYSLFRSKAIEDLRPRDSEWSELQLACSRSDVAGVKELLNEDNVNEKTDTGHTLLHICCISGAGTDSKELINYFLQQGIKAIYLTKNQFSALHLATYKGDVETVVALCEANIDVNVTGNSGMTALHITAMCGHLEIAQILLEHGARINSGDAVKFSPLHIASFFGHDKMVESLITNGANINISGGVGDRPLHLACAKGYLRITQLLLQGTSDQKVDVNVKDDEEHRPVHFCCKAGNLQILSLLLEHKADTHITNIYGDTPLHLACYYCKLEICKALTLHTGSASFNIENIFSETPLHAACTTGKSIELIKFLLEQQNVDINYQGKDGHTALHSACYHGHLRVVHFLLESGADVNLVASVSDQNGGSEKKEEQTALMWAYEKGHDSIVTLLKHHKRPQDESACGDYTQPGGDGSYVSVPSPIGKLRSVTREKIDVLQLRATLPHYFHLQITDLESQETIGSGSFGKVFKGKCQGKVVAIKRYRASSFGSKSDVDMFCREVSILARLDSPYVIHFVGACLDDPSQFAIVTRFVSGGSLFSLLHEQKRLIDMHTKLTIAVDVAKGMEYLHNLPQPIIHRDLNSHNILLEEDCHAVVADFGESRFLRSDEEDNMTKQPGNLRWMAPEIFTQCTKYSIRADMFSYSLCLWELLAGEMPFAHLKPAATAAEMAYHHTRPPIAITFPKPIIGILQKGWHANAEERPDFKNIVPILEECRQSQAVMLISNGNTITNDPISEFNSLSEDSENEGRSTPPLTGHVTAMRTRWEMEASRNSGAQTEELRRRFPLTQVDKNGYVTDPLCTMRMPMLLPSTDLLSSEDLPSERSDVESYKSHFGPLVLQITWKPH from the exons atggGTAATTATAAATCTCGGCCAACAATTTCATGTGCTGATgaacttaagaaaaaaattagtgaaaGCTATTCACTGTTTCGTTCTAAAGCTATAGAAGACCTTCGGCCTCGGGATTCCGAATGGTCAGAGTTACAGCTGGCATGCAGTCGCTCTGATGTTGCTGGAGTGAAAGAACTTTTAAATGAAGATAATGTCAATGAGAAGACTGACACTGGACATACTTTATTGCACATTTGTTGTATTAGTGGAGCAGGGACTGATTCAAAAGAACTTATAAACTATTTTTTACAACAAGGAATAAAAGCTATTTATCTCACCAAGAACCAGTTTTCGGCTCTTCATCTAGCTACTTATAAAGGTGACGTAGAAACAGTGGTCGCTTTATGTGAGGCAAACATTGATGTCAATGTAACTGGCAACAGTGGAATGACAGCTCTTCATATTACAGCTATGTGTGGGCATCTTGAAATTGCTCAGATATTACTGGAACATGGAGCTCGCATCAATTCCGGCGATGCTGTCAAATTTTCTCCTTTACATATTGCAAGTTTTTTTGGTCATGATAAAATGGTTGAAAGTCTTATTACAAATGGTGCTAACATAAATATCAGTGGAGGTGTTGGTGATCGCCCTCTTCACTTAGCTTGTGCGAAAGGTTACCTCAGAATTACACAGTTGCTCCTTCAAGGCACATCTGACCAAAAAGTAGATGTGAATGTAAAAGATGATGAAGAACATCGTCCTGTACATTTTTGCTGTAAAGCAGGAAACCTTCAGATTTTAAGTTTACTACTAGAACATAAAGCTGATACACATATCACTAATATTTATGGAGATACACCATTACATTTGGCTTGTTATTATTGTAAATTGGAAATCTGTAAGGCGTTGACGTTACACACTGGGTCTGCAAGTTTTAATATTGAGAACATCTTCAGTGAAACACCACTACATGCTGCTTGTACAACAGGAAAAAGcatagaattaataaaatttttacttGAACAACAAAATGTTGATATTAATTATCAAGGAAAAGATGGACATACTGCTTTACACAGTGCCTGTTACCATGGACATTTACgagttgttcattttcttttagaaAGTGGAGCTGATGTTAATTTGGTCGCATCAGTCAGTGATCAAAATGGTGGTAGTGAAAAGAAAGAGGAACAAACAGCACTAATGTGGGCATATGAAAAAGGTCATGATTCAATTGTCACATTATTGAAACATCACAAACGACCTCAAGATGAATCTGCTTGTGGGGACTACACTCAACCTGGAGGTGATGGCAGTTATGTATCTGTCCCTTCACCTATAGGAAAACTCCGTAGTGTTACCAGAGAAAAAATTGATGTTCTCCAATTGAGAGCTACTCTACCACATTACTTCCATTTACAAATTACAGACCTTGAATCTCAAGAAACTATTGGAAGTGGTTCTTTTGGAAAAGTATTTAAGGGTAAGTGCCAAGGTAAAGTTGTTGCTATTAAAAGATATCGTGCAAGCTCATTTGGTTCAAAATCTGATGTAGACATGTTTTGTCGGGAAGTATCAATTTTGGCAAGATTAGATAGCCCATATGTTATACATTTTGTTGGTGCGTGTTTAGATGATCCTAGTCAATTTGCCATTGTTACACGATTTGTATCGGGTGGATCTCTTTTCAGTTTGTTACATGAACAAAAACGTCTAATAGATATGCACACTAAACTGACAATTGCAGTAGATGTTGCCAAAGGGATGGAGTATTTACATAATTTGCCACAACCCATTATCCATCGAGATCTTAATAGTCATAATATTCTCTTAGAAGAAGATTGccatgctgttgttgctgattttgGAGAATCGCGTTTTTTAAGATCTGATGAAGAAGATAATATGACAAAGCAACCTGGAAATCTACGCTGGATGGCTCCTGAAATATTTACCCAGTGTACAAAGTATAGCATTAGAGCAGATATGTTTAGTTATTCTTTATGTCTCTGGGAATTATTAGCAGGTGAAATGCCATTTGCACATCTTAAACCAGCTGCCACTGCTGCCGAAATGGCATATCATCATACTAGGCCTCCTATTGCTATCACTTTTCCAAAACCTATTATTGGAATCTTACAAAAAGGATGGCATGCCAATGCCGAAGAGAGAcctgatttcaaaaatatagtTCCTATTTTAGAAGAATGTAGACAATCCCAAGCTGTGATGTTAATAAGTAATGGAAATACCATTACAAATGATCCTATCTCAGAATTTAATTCACTTTCTGAAGACTCTGAAAATGAAGGACGTTCAACTCCTCCACTAACTGGTCATGTAACTGCTATGAGAACTCGTTGGGAAATGGAAGCCTCAAGAAATAGTGGAGCTCAAACAGAAGAACTTCGAAGACGTTTTCCATTAACGCAAGTTGATAAAAATGGTTATGTTACTGACCCTTTGTGCACCATGAGAATGCCTATGCTGTTGCCATCAACTGATCTACTCTCCTCTGAAGATCTACCTTCTGAAAGATCTGACGTTGAATC TTATAAGAGCCATTTTGGGCCGTTAGTTTTGCAAATTACATGgaaacctcactag